Proteins encoded by one window of Cyanobium sp. NS01:
- a CDS encoding LapA family protein, giving the protein MKQLNFLLIFSFGLATVMFTLENTAATTVHFLPGLNATMPLAALLLVVGGIGATAAWVFAVWTGVVRKVEALQTQGEYEAQQVRIQELENDLQRYRATVDAQLALLPAAGESSAPGPSHATEAPEAMGAEDSSLAS; this is encoded by the coding sequence ATGAAACAGCTGAACTTCCTGCTGATCTTCAGCTTCGGCCTGGCCACGGTGATGTTCACCCTGGAGAACACGGCCGCCACCACCGTGCACTTCCTGCCGGGTCTCAACGCCACCATGCCGCTGGCCGCCCTGCTGCTGGTGGTGGGCGGCATCGGCGCCACGGCGGCCTGGGTGTTCGCGGTGTGGACCGGGGTGGTGCGCAAGGTGGAAGCCCTGCAGACCCAGGGCGAGTACGAGGCCCAGCAGGTGCGCATCCAGGAGCTTGAGAACGACCTGCAGCGCTACCGCGCCACCGTGGATGCCCAGTTGGCCCTGCTGCCCGCCGCCGGCGAGAGTTCCGCCCCTGGGCCCTCCCACGCCACTGAGGCCCCTGAGGCCATGGGCGCCGAAGACTCCAGCCTGGCCTCCTGA
- a CDS encoding segregation/condensation protein A, with the protein MADGGARLAIRLLQDAAVQGDLDPWDVDVIAVIDGFLDQLRQRITVPRLVSAAGASRGGSYEHDLAEASEAFLAASVLVSLKAELLEASTLPLEEPLDDDFDAAFDAEGADWGGDPALQLPRRPERHLWRRPVAPPPLQRPVTLGELIRQLEEIAERLEQEPAGPSRQRHRPHRYSDRAAIAQVTNLAHREKLPETTAALSQFMLSWDPAHDWVDFEELVGAWAEAPQPAGTDDDLDRDRVGVFWALLFLCHQGKVDLEQPGGLGACLSLRRCAAEALGGSVAQLSAAGPPPPAGVEQLVA; encoded by the coding sequence TTGGCAGACGGCGGCGCCAGACTGGCCATCCGGCTCTTGCAGGATGCGGCCGTCCAGGGGGATCTCGATCCCTGGGACGTGGATGTGATTGCCGTGATCGACGGCTTTCTGGATCAGCTGCGCCAGCGCATCACCGTGCCCCGGCTGGTTTCAGCGGCTGGGGCCAGCCGGGGAGGCAGCTATGAGCACGACCTGGCGGAGGCCAGCGAGGCCTTCCTGGCCGCCTCGGTGCTGGTGAGCCTCAAAGCCGAGCTGCTCGAGGCCAGCACCCTGCCCCTGGAGGAACCGCTGGATGACGATTTCGACGCCGCCTTCGACGCCGAGGGGGCCGACTGGGGAGGTGATCCTGCCCTGCAACTGCCGCGACGGCCGGAGCGCCACCTCTGGCGTCGCCCAGTGGCGCCGCCACCCCTGCAGCGCCCGGTGACGCTGGGCGAGTTGATCCGCCAGCTGGAGGAGATCGCTGAGCGGCTGGAGCAGGAGCCAGCGGGCCCCAGCCGTCAGCGTCACCGCCCCCACCGCTACAGCGATCGGGCGGCGATCGCCCAGGTGACGAACCTGGCCCACCGGGAGAAGCTGCCGGAGACCACCGCCGCCCTCAGCCAGTTCATGCTGAGCTGGGACCCAGCCCACGACTGGGTCGACTTCGAGGAGCTCGTCGGCGCCTGGGCCGAAGCCCCCCAGCCGGCCGGGACGGACGATGACCTGGACCGGGATCGGGTGGGGGTGTTCTGGGCCCTGCTCTTCCTCTGCCACCAGGGCAAGGTGGACCTGGAGCAGCCCGGCGGCCTGGGCGCCTGCCTGAGCCTGCGGCGCTGCGCGGCGGAGGCCCTGGGCGGCAGCGTGGCCCAGCTCTCAGCCGCAGGACCGCCCCCCCCGGCAGGGGTGGAGCAGCTGGTGGCCTGA